Proteins encoded together in one Cicer arietinum cultivar CDC Frontier isolate Library 1 chromosome 4, Cicar.CDCFrontier_v2.0, whole genome shotgun sequence window:
- the LOC101507920 gene encoding phytosulfokines-like → MSKLSTIFTLVLLLSFTLTFASRPNLGFKGVSSLHEDVVVNKALSEELDDESCEGEEECLTRRTLAAHIDYIYTQNKPKN, encoded by the exons ATGTCAAAACTTTCCACCATCTTCACCTTAGTTCTTTTATTAAGCTTCACTTTAACCTTTGCCTCTCGTCCTAATCTTGGATTTAAAGGTGTTTCTTCTCTACATGAG GATGTTGTTGTGAACAAGGCATTGAGTGAAGAGTTGGATGATGAGAGTTGTGAAGGAGAAGAAGAATGTTTGACAAGAAGGACACTTGCAGCACATATCGATTATATTTACACTCAGAATAAACCCAAAAATTAA